The following coding sequences are from one Chloroflexaceae bacterium window:
- the cas6e gene encoding type I-E CRISPR-associated protein Cas6/Cse3/CasE: MAIYLSRLILDLRHPAVRRSMGDVHQLHRAILAAFPRAPAGAPAREHFGILYRAEAVERAPLLVRLLVQSTELPDWSRLPGGAFGPAPDERGNPAMRRVDEEYARITNDMRFIFRLRANPTKRLHTHRPGREDRLLGKRVALLREDEQLAWLVRKGAQHGFRLLNTALHPEIPAVQAATQATERGRRRLPEGGEAASLTFGATLFTGCLQVTDAESFRRALISGIGSGKAFGFGLLSLAAYQERIAGSDG, translated from the coding sequence ATGGCCATCTACCTCTCGCGGCTGATCCTCGATCTGCGCCATCCGGCGGTACGGCGGAGCATGGGCGATGTTCATCAATTGCACCGCGCCATCCTGGCGGCCTTTCCCCGGGCTCCGGCTGGAGCGCCAGCGCGCGAACACTTCGGCATCCTCTACCGCGCCGAAGCGGTGGAACGCGCGCCATTGCTGGTCAGATTGCTGGTCCAGTCCACCGAACTGCCCGACTGGTCGCGCCTGCCGGGCGGGGCGTTTGGCCCGGCGCCCGACGAGCGCGGCAACCCGGCGATGCGGCGGGTAGACGAGGAATACGCCCGCATCACCAATGATATGCGGTTCATCTTTCGTCTGCGGGCCAACCCGACGAAACGGTTGCACACGCACCGTCCCGGGCGCGAGGATCGGCTGTTGGGCAAGCGAGTGGCGCTCCTGCGCGAAGACGAGCAACTCGCATGGCTGGTGCGCAAAGGAGCGCAGCACGGCTTCCGGTTGCTCAACACGGCCTTGCACCCGGAGATCCCCGCAGTTCAGGCGGCGACCCAGGCGACCGAACGCGGGCGGCGCCGTCTGCCAGAGGGTGGTGAGGCCGCGTCGCTCACCTTTGGCGCCACCCTGTTTACCGGCTGCCTTCAGGTGACCGACGCGGAGAGCTTTCGGCGGGCGCTCATTAGCGGCATCGGCAGCGGCAAAGCGTTTGGCTTCGGGCTCCTGTCGCTTGCCGCGTATCAGGAGCGAATCGCGGGAAGCGACGGATAA
- the cas1e gene encoding type I-E CRISPR-associated endonuclease Cas1e, which translates to MPIRDLHILPKVRDSWSYLYVEHAVIEQDDKAIAIFDKEGKTPVPCAALSLLMLGPGTKITHSAIKTLAENGCLVAWSGEEAVRFYAVGMGETRSSANLLRQAAMHSDPELRLRVVRRMYELRFPEQLDPGLSIKQIRGKEGVRVRETYAKWSRETGVKWSGRFYKQNDWRRAEPINRALSAANSCLYGVVHAAIVAAGYSPALGFIHTGKMLSFVYDVADLYKAEIAIPVAFRCTAAGENRLESRVRHLCRDTIREQRLLGRIIEDLERLFASEGLDRREAELFDRFYARPGGLWDPDEGEVAGGINYAGDEEEDDNA; encoded by the coding sequence ATGCCTATCCGCGATCTCCACATTCTCCCCAAAGTACGCGACAGTTGGAGCTACCTCTACGTTGAGCACGCCGTGATCGAACAAGACGACAAAGCCATTGCCATCTTCGATAAAGAAGGCAAGACACCGGTTCCGTGCGCGGCACTCTCCCTGCTCATGCTCGGGCCAGGCACAAAAATCACCCACAGCGCCATCAAGACCCTGGCCGAAAACGGCTGCCTGGTGGCGTGGAGCGGCGAAGAAGCGGTGCGCTTCTACGCGGTCGGTATGGGCGAGACCCGGTCGTCGGCCAATCTGCTGCGGCAGGCTGCCATGCACAGCGACCCGGAGTTGCGGTTACGGGTGGTGCGGCGCATGTACGAGCTGCGTTTCCCGGAGCAACTGGATCCAGGGCTAAGCATCAAACAGATCCGCGGCAAAGAAGGCGTGCGCGTGCGGGAGACCTACGCGAAATGGAGCCGCGAGACAGGGGTAAAGTGGTCGGGACGCTTCTACAAACAGAACGACTGGCGGCGGGCCGAGCCGATCAACCGGGCATTATCGGCGGCGAACAGTTGTCTGTACGGCGTCGTCCATGCGGCAATCGTCGCGGCTGGATACTCACCGGCGTTAGGGTTCATCCACACCGGCAAAATGCTCTCCTTCGTCTACGACGTCGCCGATCTCTACAAAGCCGAGATCGCCATTCCGGTCGCCTTCCGCTGCACCGCTGCCGGCGAGAACCGCCTGGAAAGCCGGGTCCGGCATCTCTGCCGTGACACCATCCGCGAGCAACGGCTGCTGGGGCGGATCATCGAAGATCTGGAGCGCCTCTTCGCCAGCGAGGGCCTGGACCGGCGGGAAGCGGAACTGTTTGATCGCTTCTATGCCCGGCCCGGAGGGTTATGGGATCCTGACGAGGGCGAAGTCGCCGGGGGGATCAACTACGCAGGCGACGAGGAGGAAGACGACAACGCATGA
- the cas2e gene encoding type I-E CRISPR-associated endoribonuclease Cas2e translates to MTVIILERVPVSVRGELTRWMLEIHTGVFVGSLSALVRDLLWEHVCDQMREGAGFLIYQTNNEQGFALRSCGPTSRKLVQVEGLFLVRIPS, encoded by the coding sequence ATGACGGTCATCATCCTGGAGCGCGTACCGGTGAGCGTCCGGGGCGAACTCACCCGCTGGATGTTGGAGATCCACACCGGCGTCTTCGTGGGCAGCCTCTCGGCGCTGGTGCGGGACCTGCTATGGGAGCATGTCTGCGACCAGATGCGTGAAGGCGCCGGCTTCCTGATCTACCAGACGAACAACGAGCAGGGCTTTGCGCTGCGGAGTTGCGGCCCCACAAGTCGCAAACTGGTGCAGGTCGAAGGGCTGTTCCTGGTCCGGATCCCGTCTTGA
- the mgtE gene encoding magnesium transporter: MIAIRTAPEGMALRMAPVRPTLHNLPAGGEVVYEPALSFPKHATAQQVIDALRMMRPGDESVYYLFVTDEHGRLAGVVSLRQIVTAAPDTRLDAIMTTDVVSLSAAMPAEEQARILGDSGFLALPVVDEDGRLVGSLDATELLDTVQEEATEDMYRLAGVAANEEIERPITRAARDRVFWLVINLATAFLAAAVVSQFEGVIAQAAMLAAFMPVVAGQGGNAGTQTLTFIVRSLALGAVSFHNARRTLLRELFIGVCNGVSIGLLVGLVGWLWQGNPALGVVIGLAMLGNLIMASLAGVIVPLTLKALKIDPALASSIFVTTVTDVCGFAFFLGLGGLALGMGYL, translated from the coding sequence ATGATCGCAATCCGCACCGCCCCTGAAGGGATGGCGCTGCGCATGGCGCCGGTACGCCCAACGCTTCACAATCTTCCCGCTGGCGGCGAGGTGGTCTATGAGCCGGCCCTGAGCTTCCCGAAGCACGCCACGGCGCAGCAGGTGATTGACGCCCTGCGCATGATGCGCCCTGGCGATGAGAGCGTCTACTACCTCTTCGTCACCGATGAGCACGGACGGCTGGCCGGCGTCGTCAGCCTGCGGCAGATCGTCACTGCCGCGCCCGATACGCGGCTCGACGCCATCATGACCACCGACGTGGTCAGTCTTTCCGCCGCCATGCCCGCCGAGGAACAGGCGCGCATCCTTGGCGACTCGGGCTTCCTCGCTCTGCCCGTGGTAGACGAGGACGGACGCCTGGTGGGCAGCCTGGACGCCACCGAGTTGCTCGACACCGTTCAGGAGGAGGCCACCGAAGACATGTACCGTCTGGCGGGCGTGGCCGCCAACGAGGAGATCGAGCGCCCGATCACGCGCGCCGCCCGCGACCGGGTGTTCTGGCTGGTGATCAACCTGGCCACGGCATTTCTAGCCGCGGCAGTGGTCAGCCAGTTCGAGGGGGTCATCGCTCAGGCGGCCATGCTGGCCGCGTTCATGCCGGTGGTCGCCGGACAGGGCGGCAATGCCGGCACGCAGACGCTCACCTTCATCGTGCGCTCCCTGGCCCTGGGCGCGGTGAGCTTCCACAACGCCCGCCGCACCCTGCTGCGGGAACTGTTCATCGGGGTCTGCAACGGCGTTTCAATCGGCCTGCTGGTCGGGCTGGTCGGCTGGCTCTGGCAGGGCAACCCGGCCCTGGGGGTGGTGATCGGCCTGGCGATGCTCGGCAACCTGATCATGGCCTCGCTCGCCGGGGTGATTGTGCCCCTGACCCTCAAGGCGCTCAAAATTGACCCGGCCCTGGCCTCCTCCATCTTCGTCACCACGGTGACCGATGTCTGCGGCTTCGCCTTCTTCCTCGGCCTCGGCGGGTTGGCGCTGGGGATGGGGTATTTGTAA
- a CDS encoding glycosyltransferase family 4 protein, which produces MAYTILMIASTSFFSDYGNHVRIWEEARTLQRRGHRLVLATYHNGDDMPDLDIRRSWDVPWIKRAVVGSSRHKLYLDVGLAWRALRVALEVRPDILHAHTHEAAAIALPLQRLLNRPLILDYQGSMTSEMLDHGFISARNPLFLPLTRLERMLNRRADAVTTSTRNAATLLRRDGSVAPERLHVIPDGVDTERFRPYDGSPAWAAQRAELRAQLGIPEGRRIIVYIGLLAPYQGTNLLIETARILAARRPEVHFLIMGHPDPHSYRRYAESLGVAGHVTLPGRILYRDLHAYLALGEVAVAPKMSLTEGNGKIANYMAMGLPTVAFDTPVAREILADTGLYARRGDAEDLAARLELALDDGDLAARLGAAARARAVAELSWESSIRALEAIYAEALERRQARHNRQRLPT; this is translated from the coding sequence ATGGCCTACACCATCCTGATGATCGCCTCAACCAGCTTCTTCTCAGACTACGGCAACCACGTGCGGATCTGGGAAGAGGCGCGAACGCTGCAACGGCGCGGCCACCGCCTGGTGCTGGCAACGTACCACAACGGCGACGATATGCCCGACCTCGATATTCGCCGCTCCTGGGACGTACCCTGGATCAAGCGGGCAGTGGTCGGCTCGTCGCGTCACAAGCTCTACCTGGACGTGGGGCTGGCCTGGCGCGCCCTGCGGGTGGCGCTGGAGGTGCGACCGGATATTCTGCACGCCCATACCCACGAAGCGGCGGCCATCGCCCTGCCGCTGCAGCGCCTGCTCAACCGGCCCCTCATTCTCGATTATCAGGGGAGCATGACCAGCGAGATGCTCGACCATGGGTTCATCTCGGCACGCAACCCGCTCTTCCTGCCGCTGACGCGCCTGGAGCGCATGCTCAACCGCCGCGCCGACGCGGTCACAACCTCGACGCGCAACGCAGCGACGCTGCTGCGCCGCGACGGGTCGGTGGCCCCCGAACGGCTGCACGTCATCCCTGACGGGGTAGACACCGAACGCTTCCGTCCCTACGACGGCTCGCCGGCCTGGGCCGCCCAGCGGGCCGAGCTGCGCGCCCAGCTCGGCATTCCCGAAGGGCGGCGCATCATCGTCTATATCGGCCTGCTGGCCCCCTACCAGGGCACCAACCTGCTCATCGAGACCGCACGCATCCTCGCCGCCCGCCGGCCCGAGGTGCACTTTCTGATTATGGGCCACCCCGACCCCCACAGCTACCGCCGCTACGCCGAGAGCCTGGGGGTTGCCGGCCACGTGACCCTGCCCGGGCGCATCCTCTATCGCGACCTGCACGCCTACCTGGCGCTGGGCGAGGTGGCGGTGGCCCCCAAGATGAGCCTCACCGAGGGCAACGGCAAGATCGCCAACTACATGGCCATGGGGCTGCCCACCGTGGCCTTCGACACCCCCGTGGCCCGCGAGATCCTGGCCGACACGGGCCTCTACGCCCGCCGCGGCGACGCCGAGGACCTGGCGGCCAGACTGGAACTGGCCCTCGATGACGGCGACCTGGCCGCCCGGCTCGGCGCCGCCGCCCGCGCCCGGGCCGTCGCCGAACTCTCCTGGGAGAGCTCCATCCGCGCCCTGGAAGCGATCTATGCCGAGGCCCTGGAACGCCGCCAGGCCCGACATAATAGACAGAGGCTTCCAACGTGA
- the pdxH gene encoding pyridoxamine 5'-phosphate oxidase, with the protein MDFQELRKEYQLRGLDEREVSPDPFAQFQLWFDEAVSAGLIEPNAMTLATVSRDGRPTARTVLLKGFDAEGFVFYTNYESPKGLDLDATGLAALVFYWPELERQIRIEGMAARVAESESDAYFASRPLGAQLGAWVSPQSRVIAGRAELEARLEEVTRRFGEGPVPRPAWWGGYRVKPECLEFWQGRPNRLHDRIRYRRAPEGGWLIERLAP; encoded by the coding sequence ATGGATTTCCAGGAACTGCGGAAAGAGTACCAGTTGCGCGGGCTGGATGAGCGCGAGGTCAGCCCCGATCCCTTCGCGCAGTTTCAGCTCTGGTTCGACGAGGCGGTCAGTGCGGGACTGATAGAGCCGAATGCAATGACCCTGGCCACGGTGAGCCGCGACGGGCGTCCCACGGCGCGGACGGTGCTGCTCAAAGGCTTCGATGCCGAGGGGTTCGTCTTCTACACCAACTATGAAAGTCCCAAGGGCCTCGACCTCGATGCCACGGGTCTGGCGGCGCTGGTATTCTACTGGCCGGAGCTGGAACGACAAATCCGCATCGAGGGTATGGCCGCGCGCGTGGCCGAGAGCGAATCCGACGCCTATTTCGCCAGCCGGCCCCTGGGGGCGCAGTTGGGGGCCTGGGTGTCGCCGCAGAGTCGGGTGATTGCCGGGCGCGCAGAGCTGGAGGCCCGGCTGGAGGAGGTGACCCGGCGCTTCGGCGAGGGGCCGGTGCCGCGCCCGGCCTGGTGGGGCGGCTACCGCGTGAAGCCGGAGTGCCTTGAGTTCTGGCAGGGGCGCCCCAATCGCCTCCACGACCGCATTCGCTACCGGCGTGCGCCGGAAGGGGGCTGGCTGATTGAACGTCTGGCGCCCTGA
- a CDS encoding polymer-forming cytoskeletal protein has translation MFGSNKRSQPAPPTMNGKPETIIGANTRFQGTLTSDGNIRIDGSVEGDIEVLGNLIIGETGRVIATIKAQNVHVSGAVKGEITAVEQLEISPTGKVWGDITTAALHIEPGGLFRGQSAMTTNIDEPLLLEAPRPSES, from the coding sequence ATGTTCGGCAGCAATAAGAGATCCCAGCCTGCTCCCCCGACGATGAATGGCAAACCTGAGACGATTATCGGAGCCAACACCCGCTTTCAGGGCACGCTGACGTCCGATGGCAATATTCGTATTGACGGGTCGGTTGAGGGGGATATCGAGGTGCTGGGCAACCTGATCATCGGCGAGACCGGCCGGGTGATCGCGACCATTAAGGCCCAGAATGTCCATGTCTCCGGCGCGGTCAAGGGTGAGATCACCGCCGTCGAACAACTGGAGATCTCTCCGACCGGCAAGGTGTGGGGCGATATCACCACTGCGGCGCTGCATATCGAGCCTGGCGGTCTCTTCCGTGGCCAGAGCGCGATGACGACCAACATTGACGAGCCGCTCTTGCTCGAAGCGCCACGACCGAGCGAAAGTTGA
- a CDS encoding septum formation initiator family protein: MKRRLQHATRRIFGPPPRRRPAARKGPPPLPYLTGLFRLQEVSVLSLALGGIMLLLIALLAVNFVGQALQGARLESRRAELEAEVARIKAENAVLEGAVAFTESDVYAERIAREQLGYAREGDVVIFAREAPASALPSESAETPASEAAPPPIENWRLWWLALFPPPTPP; this comes from the coding sequence ATGAAACGACGTCTGCAGCACGCGACCCGTCGCATCTTCGGTCCGCCGCCGCGGCGTCGCCCGGCTGCCCGCAAGGGGCCGCCTCCTCTCCCTTATTTGACCGGGTTGTTTCGCTTACAAGAGGTGTCGGTGCTCTCCCTGGCCCTCGGCGGGATCATGCTTCTCCTTATCGCCTTGCTGGCCGTCAATTTCGTGGGCCAGGCGTTGCAGGGCGCCCGCCTGGAGAGCCGCCGCGCCGAACTGGAGGCCGAGGTCGCGCGCATCAAAGCGGAGAATGCGGTCCTCGAGGGCGCAGTGGCGTTCACCGAGTCCGACGTGTACGCCGAGCGCATCGCCCGCGAACAGCTCGGCTACGCCCGTGAGGGCGACGTCGTAATCTTTGCCCGCGAAGCTCCCGCCTCGGCCTTGCCTTCCGAGAGCGCCGAAACGCCCGCTTCCGAAGCCGCGCCGCCGCCTATCGAGAACTGGCGGCTGTGGTGGCTGGCTCTCTTTCCGCCTCCCACCCCGCCTTGA
- a CDS encoding DUF1350 family protein, translated as MEPRYERISRSLVARHPNPIGVVEFYGGQFFGQLPATSYDYFLGTLFRAGYTIIAVPFTFGFNHAEIAEILLIERDVVRAQLPELAGVPHFWVGHSLGCKFIALLEAGTDPISGMFAPPGIITASVRRGILDEPSLLMAPDIGDTDSALPLPILPAILDWLGLGVRPTRAEMQRLIVESNLFNLTALISFERDRVAGNASEPPETSDVAWFLETLGARPEGRLLHEELPGGHLVPFGIRFGDVVFELDPRPGCPPAEPPAELEAAALRLLRELDQRRAVAVQQRMGARAV; from the coding sequence ATGGAGCCACGCTACGAACGGATCTCGCGGAGCCTGGTGGCGCGCCACCCGAACCCGATCGGGGTGGTCGAGTTTTACGGCGGCCAGTTCTTCGGCCAGCTTCCGGCAACGAGTTACGACTACTTTCTAGGCACGCTCTTTCGCGCCGGGTACACCATCATCGCCGTGCCGTTCACCTTCGGCTTCAACCACGCCGAGATCGCCGAAATCCTGCTCATCGAGCGCGATGTGGTGCGGGCGCAACTGCCGGAACTGGCCGGCGTGCCGCATTTCTGGGTCGGCCACAGCCTGGGCTGCAAGTTCATCGCCCTGCTCGAAGCCGGCACCGATCCGATCAGCGGCATGTTCGCGCCTCCCGGAATCATCACTGCCAGCGTCCGGCGCGGCATTCTCGATGAACCTTCGCTGCTCATGGCCCCCGACATCGGCGATACCGACTCGGCGCTGCCATTGCCCATTCTGCCGGCCATCCTCGATTGGCTGGGCCTGGGCGTGCGCCCCACCCGCGCCGAAATGCAACGGCTGATCGTTGAAAGCAACCTGTTCAACCTGACGGCGCTGATCTCTTTCGAGCGCGACCGCGTGGCCGGCAACGCCTCCGAGCCGCCAGAAACGAGCGATGTGGCCTGGTTCCTCGAAACCCTTGGCGCGCGTCCCGAAGGGCGGTTGCTCCACGAAGAACTGCCGGGCGGCCATCTGGTCCCCTTTGGCATTCGCTTCGGCGACGTGGTGTTCGAGTTAGACCCGCGGCCGGGATGCCCTCCGGCGGAGCCGCCAGCAGAGCTGGAAGCCGCCGCGCTGCGGCTGCTGCGCGAACTCGACCAGCGCCGCGCCGTAGCCGTACAGCAGCGCATGGGGGCCAGGGCGGTATAG
- a CDS encoding GerMN domain-containing protein has product MIIRSLLVLALLLPSLATSNLAFASPAFRRVWERTDYPVQQGRGDHAWIWGPSPFTEGINEAFQGDAQMSRLVQYFDKGRMEINDPSANPRNPWFVTGGLLTRDMIDGRVPIGLAEYVALPPAGIPVAGDPDAAFPTYADLRPYTRAQPRFGLGDAVAERLTPQGRTPAPEFADLPATRIVQVSNGYGIPRAFWEFLTRSGVAYRDGRFVRQTPLFDWLYIAGYPIADAFWVRVPVAGTPRDVMVQPFERRVLTYNPANPPRFQVEMGNVGRHYYRWVYELPFADGRQALITAPARDSVVGSPLAVQGFERGFAFEAAIGVRLRTAAGQVLASAYTMVQRPDIGIPGPFSATLVFSEPETATPGTVEVVVESAADGSERIIASQPVLIGGLSGDLARAVALAREDLAARTEIWPERIGVRSTEDVTWPDGSLGCPAPGQLYPQVLTPGFRIILEAAGQPYDYRADRRGRLILCRDLRPQGPIGAPLSLPARGAVSTLPLHVEARLERPGEPVTLRLAFESGQSLSRTVTPLAAPDGAGLVLDSLWPPAEPARINTQRAIVQIRDRQDRLLAARLVTILGPDDPLVRPVELYWLAGEQLRVEQRRIPRTLQIGAATLEQLLWGPPPGLGLSTAIPTPAEVLSYPGRQPDWGARVRLRSLVIRDGVATADFSAELRAYGGGAARVTAIRQQIERTLRQFSTVRDVRIAIEGQTEGVLEP; this is encoded by the coding sequence ATGATCATCCGCTCACTGCTCGTGCTGGCGCTGCTGCTGCCGTCCCTTGCGACCTCCAACCTCGCCTTCGCCTCCCCCGCCTTTCGCCGGGTGTGGGAGCGCACTGACTATCCGGTGCAGCAGGGTCGGGGCGACCATGCCTGGATCTGGGGGCCGAGTCCGTTTACCGAGGGGATCAACGAGGCGTTCCAGGGCGACGCCCAGATGTCGCGCCTGGTGCAGTACTTCGACAAGGGGCGCATGGAGATCAACGACCCCTCCGCCAATCCGCGCAACCCCTGGTTCGTCACCGGCGGCCTTTTGACCCGCGACATGATAGATGGCCGGGTGCCGATCGGCCTCGCTGAGTATGTCGCCCTGCCGCCGGCCGGCATCCCTGTGGCCGGCGACCCCGATGCCGCCTTTCCCACCTACGCCGACCTGCGGCCCTACACCCGCGCCCAACCCCGCTTCGGTCTCGGCGATGCCGTGGCCGAACGCCTCACCCCGCAGGGCCGAACGCCGGCCCCCGAGTTTGCCGATCTCCCCGCCACGCGCATCGTGCAGGTCTCGAATGGCTATGGCATTCCGCGCGCCTTCTGGGAATTCCTGACCCGGAGCGGCGTCGCCTACCGCGATGGGCGCTTTGTGCGGCAAACGCCGCTCTTCGACTGGCTCTATATCGCCGGCTACCCCATCGCCGACGCCTTCTGGGTGCGCGTGCCGGTCGCCGGTACGCCGCGCGACGTGATGGTGCAGCCCTTCGAGCGCCGGGTGCTGACCTACAACCCCGCCAATCCGCCGCGCTTCCAGGTGGAGATGGGCAATGTGGGCCGGCACTATTACCGCTGGGTCTACGAGTTGCCCTTCGCCGACGGGCGGCAGGCTCTCATCACCGCGCCCGCCCGTGACAGTGTGGTCGGGAGTCCCCTGGCGGTGCAGGGCTTCGAGCGCGGCTTCGCCTTCGAGGCGGCCATCGGCGTGCGCCTGCGCACCGCCGCCGGCCAGGTGCTGGCCAGCGCCTATACGATGGTGCAGCGGCCCGACATCGGTATTCCCGGGCCGTTCTCCGCCACCCTGGTCTTCAGCGAACCCGAAACGGCCACCCCGGGCACGGTTGAGGTGGTGGTCGAATCCGCGGCTGACGGCTCTGAGCGGATCATTGCCAGCCAGCCGGTGCTCATCGGCGGGCTGAGCGGCGATCTGGCCCGCGCCGTGGCCCTGGCCCGCGAGGATCTGGCCGCGCGCACGGAGATCTGGCCCGAACGCATTGGCGTCCGTTCTACCGAGGACGTGACGTGGCCCGATGGTTCCCTAGGTTGCCCGGCGCCGGGCCAGCTCTATCCCCAGGTGCTCACCCCCGGCTTCCGCATCATCCTCGAAGCCGCCGGACAGCCCTACGACTACCGCGCCGACCGCCGGGGCAGGTTGATCCTCTGCCGCGATCTACGCCCCCAGGGGCCGATTGGCGCGCCGTTGAGCCTGCCGGCCCGCGGCGCGGTGAGCACCCTGCCGCTGCACGTCGAGGCGCGCCTGGAGCGGCCAGGCGAACCGGTCACGCTGCGGCTGGCATTTGAAAGCGGCCAGAGCCTGAGCCGGACGGTCACACCCCTGGCGGCGCCCGATGGCGCGGGTCTGGTCCTCGATAGTCTCTGGCCGCCCGCCGAGCCGGCGCGGATCAACACCCAGCGCGCCATCGTGCAGATCCGCGACCGGCAGGACCGGCTCCTCGCCGCCAGGCTGGTGACGATCCTCGGCCCGGACGATCCGCTGGTCCGCCCGGTGGAACTCTACTGGCTGGCGGGCGAGCAACTGCGCGTCGAGCAGCGGCGCATTCCGCGAACGTTGCAGATCGGCGCCGCCACGCTGGAGCAACTGCTGTGGGGGCCGCCGCCGGGCCTGGGGCTGAGCACGGCCATCCCCACCCCCGCCGAGGTGCTGAGCTACCCCGGTCGCCAGCCCGACTGGGGCGCGCGGGTGCGCCTGCGCAGCCTGGTGATCCGCGATGGCGTGGCCACCGCCGACTTCTCGGCGGAGCTGCGGGCCTACGGCGGCGGCGCGGCGCGGGTGACGGCCATCCGCCAGCAGATCGAACGCACGTTGCGCCAGTTCTCGACTGTGCGCGACGTGCGCATTGCCATCGAGGGGCAGACTGAAGGGGTATTAGAGCCATAG
- a CDS encoding class I SAM-dependent methyltransferase: MVALIRGGAPEPGGVWADLGAGTGNFTWALAEVLGPAATIHALDRDARAIAAQRARLHTDPPAATILPQQADVLHPLDLPPLDGIICANLLHFVRDQAGLLRRLRAHLRPGGRLLVVEYEQSLPIPWAPHPLPFARFMALAQETGFEAPARVGARRSPSSGRVMYAAVVRMPWRSGGVQ; this comes from the coding sequence ATGGTGGCGCTGATCCGGGGCGGGGCGCCGGAGCCGGGCGGGGTGTGGGCCGACCTGGGCGCCGGGACGGGCAACTTTACCTGGGCGCTGGCCGAGGTGCTGGGACCCGCGGCGACGATCCACGCCCTTGACCGCGACGCGCGAGCGATTGCCGCCCAGCGGGCGCGCCTGCATACCGACCCGCCGGCGGCCACTATCCTGCCGCAGCAGGCCGATGTGCTGCACCCCCTTGACCTGCCGCCCCTCGACGGCATCATCTGCGCGAACCTGCTGCACTTCGTGCGCGACCAGGCCGGGCTGCTTCGCCGGCTGCGCGCGCACCTCCGGCCCGGTGGCCGGCTGCTGGTGGTGGAGTACGAGCAGTCATTGCCGATCCCCTGGGCGCCGCATCCGCTGCCCTTTGCTCGTTTCATGGCCCTGGCGCAGGAGACGGGCTTCGAGGCGCCGGCCCGCGTCGGCGCGCGGCGCTCACCCTCGTCGGGGCGGGTGATGTACGCCGCGGTGGTGCGAATGCCGTGGAGATCCGGCGGTGTACAATGA
- the avd gene encoding diversity-generating retroelement protein Avd, with translation MSFEPAPVFVKTSDLLAWLIPVTMQFPRSQRFVMALRVQNAALDLYEQLIAAGKTQRAERQRHLLEADIRLEQLRLHWRLCRAFELVEPGRYEHGARLIDEVGRLLGGWLEAAG, from the coding sequence ATGAGTTTTGAACCCGCGCCGGTCTTCGTGAAGACCTCCGACCTGCTCGCCTGGCTGATCCCGGTGACGATGCAGTTTCCCAGGAGCCAGCGCTTCGTGATGGCCCTGCGGGTGCAGAACGCGGCCCTGGATCTGTATGAGCAGTTGATCGCCGCTGGCAAGACCCAGCGGGCCGAGCGCCAGCGACACCTGCTCGAGGCCGATATTCGCCTGGAGCAACTACGCCTGCACTGGCGCCTGTGTCGCGCGTTCGAGCTAGTCGAGCCGGGGCGCTATGAGCACGGCGCCCGGCTGATCGACGAGGTGGGCCGGCTGCTGGGAGGGTGGCTCGAAGCGGCGGGGTGA